In a genomic window of Temperatibacter marinus:
- a CDS encoding DUF4170 domain-containing protein: protein MAQLPHLVFGGKVTDPQTLEFEDLNKVDLVGVYGSYDEAVTAWRAVSQANVDDCMTKYVVVHLHKLLEPEAQG, encoded by the coding sequence ATGGCACAGCTTCCACATCTTGTATTTGGCGGAAAAGTAACAGACCCACAGACTTTAGAATTTGAAGACCTGAATAAAGTAGATCTTGTTGGCGTATACGGTTCTTACGACGAAGCCGTTACAGCTTGGCGCGCCGTATCTCAAGCAAATGTTGATGACTGTATGACGAAATATGTTGTCGTTCACCTGCACAAACTTCTTGAGCCTGAAGCTCAAGGATAA
- the glnA gene encoding type I glutamate--ammonia ligase, with translation MSKFTDLNAESLLALVAEHNIEWIDLRFTDPKGKWQHLTMCADLIDEDILEEGFMFDGSSISGWKAINESDMILMPDLSAVTVDPFTADPTIVLFCDILEPATGQPYARDPRSTAKKAEEYVKFSGVGDTAFFGPEPEFFVFDHVEFGNEYNTAFYRMDDVEGPYNSGKSYDENNQAHRPREKGGYFPVAPVDSMNDIRGDMVKAIKEMGPTMDKHHHEVAASQHELGMAFSTLTQTADNVQLYKYGVHQVAHQYGKTATFMPKPVAADNGSGMHTHMSIWKDGNPLFAGEGYADLSETALYYIGGIIKHAKALNAFTNPSTNSYKRLTPGFEAPVLLAYSARNRSASIRIPYGSSPKAKRIEARFPDAVANPYLAFAAMLMAGLDGIENKIHPGDAMDKDLYALPPEELAGVPTVAGSLREALESLDADRDFLKKGDVFTDDQIDAYMELKWEDVNRLELAPHPVEFDMYYSA, from the coding sequence ATGTCCAAATTTACAGATTTAAATGCAGAATCTCTCCTGGCGCTCGTCGCAGAACATAATATTGAGTGGATTGACCTCCGGTTTACAGACCCTAAAGGGAAATGGCAGCACCTTACAATGTGCGCTGATCTTATTGATGAAGATATTCTTGAAGAAGGCTTCATGTTTGATGGTTCCTCTATCTCAGGCTGGAAAGCTATTAATGAATCAGATATGATTCTTATGCCTGACTTATCTGCAGTCACTGTTGATCCTTTCACTGCAGACCCAACAATCGTTCTTTTCTGCGATATCCTAGAGCCTGCAACCGGTCAACCTTATGCTCGCGATCCCCGTTCTACAGCGAAAAAAGCAGAAGAATATGTTAAATTTTCAGGTGTCGGTGACACTGCATTCTTTGGTCCAGAGCCTGAATTCTTTGTATTTGATCATGTTGAATTTGGTAACGAATACAATACAGCTTTTTATCGTATGGATGACGTTGAAGGTCCTTACAATAGCGGCAAGTCATACGATGAAAACAACCAAGCCCATCGCCCTCGCGAAAAGGGTGGTTACTTCCCTGTAGCACCAGTTGATAGCATGAATGATATTCGTGGTGACATGGTTAAGGCCATTAAGGAAATGGGCCCAACAATGGATAAGCACCACCACGAAGTTGCAGCTTCTCAGCACGAACTTGGCATGGCTTTCTCTACCCTTACGCAAACAGCAGATAACGTGCAGCTCTATAAGTACGGCGTTCACCAAGTTGCTCACCAATACGGTAAAACTGCGACATTCATGCCAAAACCAGTTGCTGCTGACAATGGGTCAGGCATGCACACACATATGTCTATCTGGAAAGATGGCAACCCACTCTTCGCCGGTGAAGGCTATGCGGATCTGTCCGAAACAGCCCTTTACTATATCGGTGGAATCATTAAGCACGCTAAAGCATTAAACGCTTTCACAAACCCTTCTACAAACTCATATAAGCGCTTAACACCAGGCTTCGAGGCCCCAGTACTTCTTGCATATTCTGCACGCAATCGTTCAGCCTCAATTCGTATTCCTTATGGTTCTTCTCCAAAAGCAAAACGAATCGAAGCACGCTTCCCAGACGCTGTGGCGAACCCATACTTAGCCTTCGCAGCAATGCTTATGGCTGGCCTTGATGGCATTGAAAATAAGATTCACCCTGGCGATGCGATGGATAAAGATCTATATGCTCTTCCTCCAGAAGAACTTGCAGGCGTCCCAACAGTTGCTGGCAGCCTCCGTGAGGCCCTAGAATCTCTTGATGCTGATCGTGACTTCCTGAAAAAAGGAGATGTGTTCACTGATGATCAAATTGATGCATATATGGAACTTAAGTGGGAAGACGTAAACCGTCTGGAACTTGCTCCGCATCCAGTAGAGTTTGACATGTACTATAGTGCATAA
- a CDS encoding glycine cleavage system protein R: MKETSSNAYLISIAGEDRVGVVSNVTGYLFEIGANLADTAYAVLGEGFEFSCVADLVDLMTPEELEEGLISLPALKGTRINVAKFPFGVDRPDMGEISHVLEVQGGDRTGLVSRISDVLQQFDSNIVRMNSRRVDTGQNELEYRMRFALNIPADKVTQLDNTLSNVVGSMRLKMEFNPV; this comes from the coding sequence ATGAAAGAAACCAGTTCAAATGCCTATCTTATATCGATAGCAGGGGAAGATCGTGTTGGCGTTGTTTCCAATGTTACGGGCTATCTCTTTGAAATTGGTGCTAATTTGGCAGATACGGCCTATGCGGTTCTGGGCGAGGGGTTTGAATTCTCATGTGTCGCTGATTTAGTGGATCTGATGACCCCTGAAGAACTTGAAGAAGGACTTATAAGCTTACCGGCTCTTAAGGGCACACGAATCAATGTGGCTAAATTCCCCTTTGGTGTGGATCGTCCGGATATGGGTGAAATCTCTCATGTTTTGGAAGTGCAAGGAGGCGATCGCACGGGACTAGTCTCTCGTATAAGTGATGTGCTGCAGCAGTTTGATAGCAATATTGTTCGTATGAATTCTCGCCGTGTAGATACAGGCCAGAATGAGCTAGAATATAGAATGCGATTTGCTTTAAATATCCCTGCAGACAAAGTCACCCAGCTCGATAATACGCTCTCTAACGTTGTTGGGAGCATGCGTCTTAAGATGGAGTTTAACCCTGTCTAA
- a CDS encoding c-type cytochrome, with product MKKILLSALIAFSPVTVATIADDTDPADTSLSVQGDAKRGKSVFNRCRACHSLTAAPRHRVGPNLNELFGSTAGTKEGFKYSPALKKAGFVWTEGKLNAWLEKPKKFLPGNRMAFMGLRKEKDRLNLLAYLREATAAQ from the coding sequence ATGAAAAAAATACTACTGAGCGCCCTCATTGCTTTTAGCCCTGTAACTGTAGCGACAATTGCAGACGATACTGATCCAGCTGATACAAGCTTGTCTGTACAAGGTGATGCAAAACGTGGAAAATCTGTCTTTAACAGATGTCGCGCATGTCATAGCTTAACAGCAGCCCCGCGTCACCGGGTTGGCCCTAATTTGAATGAATTGTTCGGCAGTACAGCAGGCACAAAAGAAGGCTTTAAATATTCTCCAGCTCTCAAAAAAGCTGGCTTTGTTTGGACGGAAGGCAAGCTCAATGCTTGGCTAGAAAAACCAAAGAAATTTTTACCTGGTAATCGCATGGCTTTTATGGGGCTGAGAAAAGAAAAAGATCGTCTCAACCTTTTGGCCTATCTACGTGAGGCGACTGCCGCTCAATAA
- a CDS encoding P-II family nitrogen regulator, translating into MKKIEAIIKPFKLDEVKEALSDVGISGITVVEAKGFGRQKGHTELYRGAEYVVDFVPKVKLEIVLEDAQVEAAVEAILKAAQTGRIGDGKIFVSPIEDAIRIRTGETGSDAI; encoded by the coding sequence ATGAAGAAAATAGAAGCCATAATCAAGCCTTTCAAACTGGATGAAGTTAAAGAGGCTCTCTCTGATGTCGGCATATCAGGAATCACTGTCGTTGAAGCAAAAGGATTTGGTCGTCAAAAAGGCCATACCGAATTATACCGCGGTGCAGAATATGTTGTCGACTTTGTTCCAAAAGTCAAACTTGAGATCGTTCTCGAGGATGCCCAAGTCGAGGCTGCTGTAGAAGCCATCTTAAAGGCCGCTCAAACAGGTCGTATTGGCGATGGCAAAATTTTCGTATCCCCCATTGAAGACGCAATACGCATTCGAACCGGTGAAACTGGTTCAGACGCAATTTAA
- a CDS encoding MlaC/ttg2D family ABC transporter substrate-binding protein, with translation MKWIAKQFVAICVATVFFTALDVSAQNKDRAVDDQEGALAFVEKLANDTTNVWSNAAVTKADRDAAFFSLFEEATDINYIAKVMMGRQYLKIPKDKFKDYVKAVRSFIIFEFDKRMTQIGFQKLTVTGVTPLLGKRGTVKVNSTVQRTDGPDLEITWRVDKRKGQFKVINMTVDGVNMVLVNRDYFQDRMKKVGIDGLIKELQDKNQKASS, from the coding sequence ATGAAATGGATAGCAAAACAATTTGTGGCTATTTGCGTAGCCACTGTATTTTTCACCGCCTTAGATGTGTCTGCACAAAATAAAGACAGAGCCGTAGACGATCAAGAAGGCGCACTAGCATTTGTAGAAAAGCTGGCAAACGACACCACAAATGTTTGGAGTAACGCAGCCGTAACAAAAGCCGACCGTGATGCAGCTTTTTTCTCACTCTTTGAAGAAGCTACGGATATCAATTACATTGCAAAAGTCATGATGGGTCGCCAGTACCTTAAAATACCTAAGGATAAATTCAAAGACTATGTAAAAGCTGTTAGATCTTTTATTATCTTTGAATTCGACAAAAGAATGACTCAAATCGGTTTTCAAAAGTTAACCGTCACTGGGGTAACGCCCCTCCTAGGAAAACGCGGCACAGTAAAAGTAAACTCAACAGTCCAGCGTACGGACGGCCCAGACTTAGAAATTACTTGGCGCGTTGATAAGCGCAAAGGCCAGTTTAAAGTCATTAACATGACTGTGGACGGCGTAAATATGGTTCTCGTAAATCGGGACTATTTTCAGGACCGGATGAAAAAAGTTGGCATTGATGGACTGATTAAGGAACTTCAGGACAAAAACCAAAAGGCGTCAAGCTAA
- the parE gene encoding DNA topoisomerase IV subunit B has translation MSDLFEAAQTKTEYTAQDIEVLEGLEPVRQRPGMYIGGTDERALHHLVAEILDNSMDEAVAGHASRISVELHEDMSVSVQDNGRGIPVDPHPKYKDKSALEVIMSTLHSGGKFSSDAYATSGGLHGVGISVVNALSEWSYVEVARDRVLYKQEYSRGLVTSPLQNLGSIQNKRGTKVHFLPDHEIFGANPTFKAERLYKMVRSKAYLFRGVEIRWKCPVSAIKEGSKIPAEATLHFPGGLSDYLEEATAKRSMVVEEPFNGFVKFPDEQGQVEWAVNWPEFGDGFSNTYCNTIPTPQGGTHETGLRMALLRAVKAYGELTGNKKSSQITSEDICGSMTGMLSVFIRDPQFQGQTKDKLTNPEASRLTEAAIRDAFDHWLADQPERANGLLTWALERVEERLRRKQEREIKRVSATSKRKLRLPGKLTDCSNTEPEGTEIYIVEGDSAGGSAKMARDRKTQAILPIRGKILNVASATREKIAANQEIKDISQALGCGMRDLYDPEALRYEKVIIMTDADVDGAHIATLLMTFFFQEMPQMVKDGRVFLAQPPLYRLAKGGKVHYARDDEHKDQLTEKEFKNQKNIEVSRFKGLGEMPPAQLRETTMDKSNRTLLRLSLPKEYAERAETNELVDALMGKKPEKRFNFIQENAVYAQDLDI, from the coding sequence ATGAGCGACCTTTTTGAAGCAGCGCAAACTAAAACTGAATATACAGCGCAGGACATTGAAGTTCTTGAAGGTTTAGAGCCCGTCAGGCAACGACCAGGCATGTATATTGGTGGCACAGATGAGCGCGCTCTTCATCACTTGGTTGCCGAAATTCTTGATAACTCAATGGATGAAGCTGTCGCTGGCCATGCCAGCAGGATTTCGGTCGAATTACATGAGGACATGTCTGTCTCTGTGCAGGATAATGGACGCGGCATTCCTGTGGATCCCCATCCAAAATATAAAGACAAGTCAGCTCTGGAAGTGATCATGTCGACGCTGCACTCAGGCGGTAAATTTAGCAGCGATGCTTACGCAACATCGGGGGGACTCCACGGTGTTGGCATATCTGTGGTAAATGCACTCTCTGAGTGGAGTTATGTTGAGGTGGCACGGGACAGAGTTCTCTATAAGCAAGAATATTCACGGGGATTGGTAACCAGCCCTCTGCAAAACTTAGGGAGCATACAAAACAAGCGCGGCACTAAAGTTCACTTCTTGCCTGACCATGAAATTTTCGGGGCCAACCCTACCTTCAAGGCGGAACGTCTTTATAAAATGGTGCGATCAAAAGCCTATTTGTTTAGAGGCGTTGAAATTCGCTGGAAATGTCCTGTATCAGCGATAAAAGAAGGCAGCAAAATACCTGCAGAAGCAACCTTGCATTTCCCAGGTGGTCTTTCAGATTATCTAGAAGAAGCAACCGCCAAACGGTCAATGGTCGTAGAAGAACCATTCAATGGTTTTGTCAAATTTCCTGACGAACAAGGACAAGTCGAATGGGCCGTTAACTGGCCTGAATTTGGTGACGGTTTTTCGAATACATATTGTAATACAATTCCGACCCCTCAAGGGGGAACCCATGAAACAGGGCTTCGAATGGCTCTTCTGCGGGCTGTTAAAGCTTATGGAGAACTGACTGGCAACAAAAAATCGTCGCAGATTACGTCTGAAGACATCTGTGGCAGCATGACCGGCATGCTCTCAGTTTTTATTCGCGATCCTCAGTTTCAGGGACAGACAAAAGACAAATTAACCAACCCAGAAGCAAGTCGGTTGACAGAAGCTGCCATAAGGGATGCTTTTGATCATTGGCTTGCTGATCAGCCTGAACGGGCCAATGGCCTTCTTACATGGGCATTGGAGCGAGTCGAGGAGCGACTTCGTCGCAAACAGGAACGCGAGATTAAGCGAGTTAGTGCAACCAGCAAACGGAAGCTTCGACTGCCAGGAAAACTCACTGATTGCTCAAACACAGAGCCAGAAGGCACAGAAATATACATCGTTGAAGGGGACAGTGCTGGCGGCTCAGCGAAAATGGCACGAGACCGTAAAACTCAAGCCATTCTGCCCATCCGCGGTAAGATCCTCAATGTTGCCAGTGCCACACGAGAAAAAATCGCGGCCAATCAAGAAATAAAAGACATTTCTCAAGCTCTTGGATGCGGCATGAGAGATCTGTATGACCCAGAAGCTCTACGCTATGAAAAAGTCATTATCATGACTGATGCTGATGTAGACGGCGCCCATATTGCTACTTTGCTGATGACATTCTTTTTTCAGGAAATGCCTCAAATGGTCAAGGACGGCCGTGTCTTCCTTGCCCAGCCACCTCTCTATCGTCTCGCAAAAGGTGGCAAAGTTCACTATGCTAGGGATGATGAACATAAAGATCAGCTCACAGAAAAAGAATTTAAAAACCAAAAGAATATTGAAGTTAGTCGGTTTAAAGGGCTCGGAGAAATGCCCCCTGCCCAGCTCAGAGAAACCACGATGGATAAAAGCAACCGCACACTCCTTAGATTAAGTCTACCAAAAGAATATGCTGAACGCGCAGAAACCAACGAGCTCGTTGATGCATTAATGGGGAAAAAACCGGAAAAACGTTTTAACTTCATACAAGAAAATGCCGTTTATGCTCAAGACCTAGACATTTAA
- a CDS encoding DUF2336 domain-containing protein, whose amino-acid sequence MADQNLLSNTDVLNLLQDPSPENRAEAAKKVGEVFSSAELGDKEKGIAEDIFRAMLQDAAVRVRQALSESLQDNPEISKDIVSSLAQDIDEVALPMIQNSTVLSEADLIDIIDTRGETLQKAVAQRKDVSEAVADKLVDTANENVIGVLVSNDKAAISENTFTRVLDEFGENETINSSMAKRGELPINVAERLVTLVSDQLREHIMTHHEISASVASDLLLETREKATVGLLDGSDSQDVQSLVDQLYDNERLTPTLLIRAVCTGDTTFFETALAKMCGIPVANAYKIIHEGGAMGLSKAFERAKIPNQFVSVAQAAIDLTKEMVETGGDDKDMFHQLILERVLTNFEFLEEKMDGDSIDYLIGKLKTIEMPDQAA is encoded by the coding sequence TTGGCCGATCAGAATCTTTTATCAAACACCGATGTCTTGAATCTATTACAAGATCCTTCTCCTGAAAATCGTGCGGAAGCCGCGAAAAAAGTTGGGGAAGTCTTCTCTAGCGCGGAATTAGGCGATAAAGAGAAGGGTATAGCGGAAGATATATTTCGCGCTATGTTGCAAGATGCGGCGGTAAGAGTACGTCAAGCCCTATCTGAAAGTTTGCAGGATAATCCAGAAATTTCTAAAGATATTGTCAGCAGTTTAGCTCAGGATATTGATGAAGTGGCTTTGCCCATGATTCAAAATTCTACAGTGCTTTCTGAAGCGGACCTTATTGATATCATAGATACGAGGGGCGAAACTTTGCAAAAAGCAGTGGCCCAGAGAAAGGATGTTTCTGAAGCTGTTGCGGATAAATTGGTTGATACGGCTAATGAGAATGTTATTGGCGTTTTGGTATCGAATGATAAGGCGGCTATTTCCGAAAATACATTCACCCGCGTGCTGGATGAATTTGGGGAAAATGAAACCATTAACAGTTCCATGGCCAAACGGGGTGAATTACCCATAAATGTAGCAGAACGATTGGTTACGCTTGTCTCAGATCAACTGCGCGAACATATTATGACCCATCACGAGATTTCTGCATCTGTTGCCAGTGACTTGCTGTTAGAAACACGTGAAAAAGCAACGGTTGGCTTACTAGACGGTTCTGATAGTCAGGATGTTCAGTCATTGGTTGATCAATTATATGATAATGAACGCTTAACACCGACATTGCTTATTCGTGCAGTCTGTACAGGAGATACAACCTTCTTTGAAACGGCTCTTGCAAAAATGTGTGGTATTCCTGTGGCGAATGCATATAAAATTATTCATGAGGGCGGTGCGATGGGGCTTTCAAAAGCTTTCGAGCGTGCAAAAATTCCAAATCAATTTGTTAGCGTGGCTCAAGCTGCAATCGATCTGACCAAAGAGATGGTCGAGACGGGCGGGGATGACAAAGACATGTTTCATCAACTCATTCTTGAGAGAGTTTTGACAAACTTTGAATTTTTGGAAGAAAAGATGGACGGCGATAGCATTGACTATCTCATTGGAAAACTTAAAACTATTGAGATGCCAGATCAAGCCGCTTAG
- a CDS encoding CPBP family intramembrane glutamic endopeptidase has protein sequence MTQLFENLWWITKSVVYEEFLFRGVLLLLSLHYLSPRNACLLNGFAFGIYHWFSYGIIGNIQAMIYILILTGSMGYLLAHAFHRSKGIIAPIGIHMGVNISTITLFSKGPIGSGVFLLSDPATPLNLTMSLSLSLAFPLFYMVAAFYLINKIYSKE, from the coding sequence GTGACACAGCTCTTTGAAAATCTATGGTGGATTACTAAATCTGTGGTCTATGAGGAATTTCTATTTCGTGGTGTCCTTCTCCTCCTAAGCCTCCATTATTTAAGCCCTCGCAACGCTTGCCTATTGAATGGCTTCGCTTTTGGCATTTATCATTGGTTCTCCTATGGGATTATTGGCAATATTCAAGCGATGATTTATATTTTAATCCTCACAGGCAGTATGGGATATCTGCTTGCTCATGCTTTTCATCGCTCAAAAGGTATTATTGCCCCAATAGGCATTCATATGGGTGTGAATATCAGCACCATCACTCTCTTTTCAAAGGGACCAATTGGTTCAGGTGTTTTTCTTTTATCTGACCCCGCCACACCGTTAAACTTGACAATGAGCTTATCGCTGAGCTTAGCTTTCCCACTTTTTTATATGGTTGCGGCCTTTTATTTAATTAATAAAATATATTCTAAAGAATAA
- a CDS encoding NAD(P)H-hydrate dehydratase, whose protein sequence is MVGTNTQTIAKSNDWTVYPSPGFYNSDCVLLRPEESIKADALAVEAGISSVQLMETAGKSVATVVAQAVSAPSDLAGPVCVLCGPGNNGGDGFVAARYLEDWGFPVKLYLVGKVSDLSGDAHYMAERFEGTVNQATPDCVKGASIILDALFGAGLSRPVSGIYADLIEAVNHEEDALTIAIDLPSGLDGATGQALGSCVKADVTVTFFTRKPGHVLLPGRFLSGGSDHIHVMDIGIPTKTLTDIQAKTGENIPLAWQHLYPITSPFAHKYNKGHVLVLGGREPTLGASRLTSMAALRSGAGLVSLACPSESYSVQATALTDIMVRRFDSNFGFLGFLDDPRLNVVTIGPGAGVGEKTNELVLGVLKRDIPCVLDADGLLSFVGRSKKLKRKSKGDLKLVLTPHEGEFTRLFPEYPLSEGRLMAARSAAADMGAVVVLKGADTIIAHPDGRAYINSNAPTWLSVAGTGDVLAGMIAGLMAQGMPAFEASSAAVYFHSESAMTAGKGMIASDLLPIIARVLP, encoded by the coding sequence TTGGTAGGGACCAATACACAAACAATAGCTAAATCGAATGACTGGACAGTTTATCCGTCTCCGGGATTTTATAATTCTGATTGTGTTTTACTGCGCCCAGAGGAAAGCATCAAAGCTGATGCATTGGCTGTTGAAGCAGGCATATCTTCTGTGCAACTTATGGAAACTGCAGGGAAGAGTGTCGCTACAGTAGTAGCCCAAGCGGTATCAGCACCTTCTGATCTGGCTGGACCAGTTTGTGTTCTTTGTGGTCCAGGTAATAATGGCGGGGACGGATTCGTTGCCGCACGCTATCTTGAAGACTGGGGTTTCCCCGTAAAATTATATTTAGTTGGTAAAGTGTCAGATCTCAGCGGTGACGCGCATTATATGGCCGAACGGTTTGAGGGGACAGTGAATCAAGCGACCCCCGACTGTGTGAAAGGCGCGTCGATCATACTCGATGCTCTTTTTGGTGCAGGGCTCTCTCGGCCTGTCTCTGGTATTTATGCTGATTTAATTGAGGCAGTTAACCATGAAGAAGATGCTTTAACAATTGCAATAGATTTACCCTCTGGCCTGGATGGCGCGACAGGTCAAGCTCTTGGATCTTGTGTTAAAGCAGATGTCACGGTTACATTTTTTACCCGCAAACCCGGGCACGTTCTTTTGCCAGGCCGTTTTCTTAGTGGAGGATCTGACCATATTCATGTGATGGATATTGGTATCCCAACAAAAACTTTAACAGATATTCAAGCGAAAACCGGCGAGAATATTCCCCTAGCTTGGCAGCATCTCTACCCAATAACATCTCCTTTTGCACACAAGTATAATAAAGGGCATGTGCTTGTCCTAGGCGGACGCGAACCCACGTTAGGGGCCTCTCGTTTGACATCTATGGCCGCTCTGCGTTCTGGAGCGGGACTGGTGTCTTTAGCATGTCCCAGTGAAAGTTATTCTGTGCAAGCCACAGCGCTCACCGATATTATGGTTCGTCGTTTTGATTCAAACTTTGGTTTCCTTGGTTTTTTAGATGATCCACGGTTAAACGTTGTGACCATTGGTCCAGGCGCTGGTGTTGGCGAGAAAACAAATGAACTCGTCTTAGGGGTTTTGAAAAGAGATATTCCCTGTGTCCTAGATGCAGATGGTCTTTTGAGCTTTGTGGGACGGTCAAAAAAACTCAAGCGCAAGTCTAAGGGAGACTTGAAATTGGTTCTGACCCCTCATGAGGGCGAGTTCACACGCCTTTTCCCTGAATATCCCCTTTCTGAAGGTCGGTTGATGGCGGCAAGATCAGCTGCTGCAGATATGGGGGCAGTTGTTGTCTTAAAAGGGGCTGATACTATTATCGCCCATCCCGACGGGCGCGCATATATCAATAGCAATGCGCCCACTTGGCTCTCCGTTGCAGGTACAGGTGATGTACTGGCCGGAATGATTGCAGGTTTAATGGCACAGGGAATGCCAGCTTTTGAAGCCAGTAGTGCTGCTGTCTATTTCCATTCTGAATCGGCTATGACAGCAGGGAAGGGCATGATTGCTAGTGATTTGCTTCCTATCATTGCACGTGTATTACCTTAA
- the tig gene encoding trigger factor: MNVEEILNEGLSREFKVTLAADDLDARLNAILNEFRATARINGFRPGKAPLSLLKKMHGERAKGQVLNEAIQNSLDKLMEENSLKPALQPAVDLVDEAEWDYGKDLAFSVKMDVLPEIKVDDFKAPALERWVAEASDTQVDERLTEMASRQKSFKKAAKTVKAKEGDAVLIDFVGSVDGVEFEGGKGEDFQLELGSGQFIPGFEEQLVGTKAGADVEVNVAFPADYHSEDLKGKDASFKVAVKEVRRESETKIDEEFAKGMGFEDVDGLKDAVKGSLEQETAALTRAKLKRSLLDSLAEDYTFAVPEKMVDMEFNAIWEQIKRDMLSSGEAKAEDLEGLDKPADEAEAAEFRDIAERRVRLGLLLSEIGVANNVQVTNEEINRRVIEEARRFPGQEQQIFEFYSQNEQAKAQLRAPIFEEKVVDFILEGADLTDKSVSFEELDNAVRAIDEEEANPKAKKAPAKKKAPAKKKAAAKKKAPAEKKAPAKKKAPAKKKAAPKKAAAKKAPAKKKAPAKKKAAK; the protein is encoded by the coding sequence ATGAATGTTGAAGAAATTCTAAACGAAGGTCTGTCACGCGAGTTCAAAGTAACTCTTGCTGCTGACGACCTAGATGCCCGTCTTAATGCAATCCTGAATGAATTCCGTGCGACAGCTCGCATCAATGGATTCCGTCCAGGAAAAGCCCCTCTCTCATTGCTTAAAAAAATGCACGGTGAACGTGCTAAAGGTCAGGTTTTGAATGAAGCTATTCAAAACAGCCTTGATAAGCTTATGGAAGAAAACTCATTGAAGCCTGCTCTTCAGCCTGCTGTTGATTTGGTTGACGAAGCTGAGTGGGATTACGGTAAAGATCTTGCTTTTTCTGTGAAGATGGATGTTCTTCCAGAAATTAAAGTTGATGACTTCAAAGCACCAGCCCTTGAGCGCTGGGTAGCTGAAGCATCAGATACACAAGTCGATGAACGTCTTACTGAAATGGCGTCTCGTCAGAAGTCTTTCAAGAAAGCAGCAAAAACAGTTAAAGCGAAAGAGGGCGATGCCGTTCTAATCGATTTCGTTGGCTCTGTGGATGGTGTTGAGTTTGAAGGCGGAAAAGGCGAAGACTTCCAGCTAGAACTTGGTTCTGGTCAGTTCATCCCTGGTTTTGAAGAGCAACTTGTAGGTACTAAGGCTGGAGCGGACGTTGAAGTCAATGTTGCTTTCCCAGCTGATTATCACAGTGAAGACCTTAAAGGGAAAGACGCTTCTTTCAAAGTAGCTGTTAAAGAAGTTCGTCGTGAATCAGAAACAAAAATTGACGAAGAATTTGCCAAAGGCATGGGCTTTGAAGATGTTGATGGTCTTAAAGACGCTGTTAAAGGTTCTCTTGAGCAAGAGACAGCAGCTCTTACCCGCGCTAAGCTTAAGCGTTCGCTTCTCGATTCTCTTGCTGAAGATTATACATTTGCGGTTCCTGAGAAGATGGTTGATATGGAATTCAATGCTATATGGGAGCAAATCAAACGTGACATGCTCTCTTCTGGCGAAGCAAAAGCAGAAGACCTTGAAGGCCTTGATAAGCCAGCTGATGAAGCAGAAGCTGCAGAATTCCGCGACATTGCAGAACGTCGTGTACGTCTGGGTCTCTTACTTTCTGAAATTGGTGTTGCAAACAATGTTCAAGTCACAAACGAAGAAATTAATCGTCGTGTGATTGAAGAAGCCCGCCGCTTCCCTGGTCAAGAACAACAAATCTTTGAATTCTATAGCCAAAATGAGCAAGCAAAAGCTCAACTACGTGCTCCGATCTTTGAAGAAAAAGTTGTAGACTTTATTCTTGAGGGTGCTGATCTTACAGATAAGTCTGTTTCATTCGAAGAACTAGACAATGCTGTGCGTGCCATCGACGAAGAAGAAGCTAATCCAAAAGCGAAAAAAGCACCGGCTAAGAAAAAAGCTCCTGCTAAGAAAAAAGCAGCAGCAAAGAAAAAAGCGCCTGCTGAAAAGAAAGCTCCTGCTAAGAAAAAGGCACCGGCGAAGAAAAAAGCTGCACCTAAAAAAGCAGCAGCAAAAAAAGCGCCAGCTAAGAAAAAAGCGCCTGCTAAGAAAAAAGCTGCTAAATAA